One window from the genome of Chloroflexota bacterium encodes:
- a CDS encoding heterodisulfide reductase, whose protein sequence is METTIRGAKTFVDEVAAEPGGEKINECIQCGVCSGSCTTVEWWEHPPRKIIAMIRAGKREQVLSSTSAFNCVTCYLCTVRCPRGIKPAQLIHAVEAIAEREGYKPKTPTIKLFRSLRNAMRQGRVWELGMALRFYLTSNILYGLKDVPLALSLMRRGLMPIFPPKKVKGSREVAAIMDKVEAMQKAGGAQ, encoded by the coding sequence ATGGAAACAACAATAAGGGGAGCCAAAACCTTCGTCGATGAGGTTGCAGCCGAGCCCGGTGGTGAGAAGATTAACGAGTGTATTCAATGCGGGGTATGCAGCGGTTCATGCACCACGGTCGAGTGGTGGGAGCATCCACCCAGGAAGATCATTGCCATGATCCGAGCTGGCAAGAGAGAACAGGTGCTTTCGAGCACTTCTGCATTCAATTGCGTAACTTGCTACTTGTGTACGGTTCGATGCCCTAGAGGGATCAAGCCAGCTCAACTCATACACGCTGTGGAGGCTATCGCAGAACGCGAAGGGTACAAGCCGAAAACTCCAACTATAAAGCTATTCAGAAGCCTTCGCAACGCAATGAGGCAAGGGCGCGTCTGGGAGTTAGGCATGGCGCTTAGGTTCTACTTGACATCAAACATTTTGTACGGGCTTAAAGACGTGCCTCTAGCTCTGTCTCTTATGCGTCGTGGCCTTATGCCCATTTTCCCGCCTAAGAAAGTGAAAGGCAGTCGAGAAGTCGCAGCCATTATGGACAAAGTCGAGGCAATGCAGAAGGCAGGAGGTGCGCAATGA